The sequence TTTCGCTTTTGACAGGCTGGATAGCGTTCAGAAATCCATTGGTAATgggatgtattattatttgtttaaataaattcatatatttaaagacaaaatgACTAAATACCAGTATATCAAGGTCTTTAAAATACTATGAATCTACAGAAACTGATGATAGTAACATTCTTGATCTGTTAACAGTATACAAAATTCCTGCAGAATTTTGTGCTTGGTTCAGGTTTCATTTTAAGACACTGAAACAGGAAAAGGCAAGtatcaaaaaacacaacaacaaccacGAAACAAAACTTTGTAACCAAAGCCTTATCCAAATAATGAGATGTGTGAAATGCTTTGATAAAGGTCTTTCtgatattaaaaaagaaatgtaattatgtatatacagtgctggGCTTCAACCTTGAAGAGATCTCGGAGAAATATCTTTGAAAATACCTGTCTGTACTTTCTGTTCGCGAAAACGTCATGATAATAAGACTAAGTCAAGCCGAAGCTATTATTGCTTTGGCTGTGAATAGTATTTTTATAGGGAGAATTCATGTAAACATGTCAGTGAGTTATTAACAACAGTGTAGGGTACTTTACTCTTGTAGTTTTATGCCCCTAAGCCAGTCCAAGCTGTGGTCAACATATAGAACAAGTTGTCCTGGTGGCTTACAATTACAGGGGTTTGATACTGCCTTAAATTAGCTTTGTGCTAATAGTAGTAAGGGACATGTGTGCTTAGAAGGCACAGGCTTCCACAGCAGCATGACTCAGAATGGATAGCTGTCAACTGGGTATTACAGGGGAAGGATCTACTGCCATCATGGAGGAGGTGACAAAAACTGAACGCATCACCATTTGCAAAccataagagagagaaaaaaagcatgGTGAATGTGAGAACGAATAATGGTCTCTAacaaaaaaaggattaaatATTAAACTGGATGCAGCTGTAAGACTACATGTGTGCATTAAAAGGTGAATGCAAAGTCACAGAAACTGTATGCctaaaataatatgtaaaagacttattaaatattataaagagaaaaaaaatacataaaagacTGCTAAGCaaatcaacaaaacaaaatggaataaatattaaaaacaatttgtAAAGAGATATTAAGTGTGAACAATTGTGCCATATTAATTAACTCTGTTCTGCTGAGGTTACAATAATGATGCACAAAAAAGTCACTAAAAATGCAACAGCATTAAGAACAAGTTTCCAACAaaaatttttatgttttaatccACCCCAAGTCTCCTGCCCTCTTTCTTCCCAATTTTGTCACTGGACAATTCCCACCAAAACACCGGCTCTCCTCTATTATACAACAACCAACAACTGGGGAGGGGGGAGGCTAATGTACTTCTTCAGAGACACAAGAAGCCAGTCGTTCACATCTTACCACAGGCTACTAgtattggctagtgtcactgtgatcgacaggggagagagagcacagataattttgctcccttggctcctggccatggatggctgtaGTATCACTGGGATGTGAACATGCAATCTCCCAAAAAACAATTTTCCATTGTGCCACTGTGCCTCTCAGGAGCCCTGTCCGGTGTgttcaccagctgctttaagtactacagtgcatctcatcctcatggactgcaccagatttgtcagttcttgctgtgagatatTCCTGGTGTTTTTCACTGTCAGTAggaaggtctctttagtgtcctaagttactgtaactgtgaccttaattgcctactgcctgtaaactgttagtgtctcaaggactgttccacaggtgcatgtgcaatgattgtttatggttcattgaacaagcatgaaaaacattgtttaaaccctttccaataaagatctgtaaagcttatttagattttacaaaatgatctgtctcctgaaaaagggacttttctctttttttgcggAGTATATTTATAATCAATAAAGAGACAAAATACTAGGTATTTAAACATTATTGTTGCAGGTGTATCGCCATAATGGGACAGAATATTGCTAAGTAATGAACAGAGCATAAGCGCTAAACTGGTGGCTGAAGGACCTGCTGCAGTCGTCGGGTTGCATGTGCACGCTGGTGCCGTAGCAGGCGTGAGGGCATGGCGAAAGCCACACCACACTCGGCACACGTGTACGGACGGTCACCCGTGTGCACGCTCAGGTGCTCAGTCAGGTTTGAGGACTTAGTGAAGGCTTTTGTGCAAACGGGGCAGACATAAGGCCGCAAGCCACTGTGCACTTTCTGGTGCTCAGCCAGGCGCGAGGGAAGCGCAAAGGTTTTGCCACAGTCTTGACAGATGAAAGGTCGCTCACCCAGGTGCGTACGCTCATGCCGTAGCAGTGCTAGAGGCTTATTGAAGGTCTTGCCACACGCACGACACAGGAACGGCTTATCATTGGTGTGCATGTTGCGCTCGTGCTTGCGCAGGTCCGACGAGCGCACGAATTCCTTGCCACACTCTGTGCATGTGTATGGCTTCTCACCAGTGTGCGTGCGGATGTGCTTGCGGTGGTCAGAGGACCATGTGTATGTCTTGTCGCAGAATGGGCAGCTATAGGGCCGCTCACCCGTGTGTAGCCGcttgtgctgctgcagggtgccCTGATGTGCATAGGCTTTTCCGCAGAGTTCGCACACGTGTGGTTTCAGCCCGCTATGCGTCTCCACGTGGCTCAGTAAGTTGCTGGACTTCTTGAATGCCCAGCTGCAGTAAGGGCACTTGTAAGGCCGGTTTTCTGCATCTCCCTCCATGCTCCGCTTCTTCATAGCTGCGAAAACATAAAGTGGCttgcctgtttgttttttttctaaattcgGCTCGTGTTCCCTGGATGGCTTTGCAACATTCTTATCTAATGTGGCTTCCTGTTGCATTTCTGGAGGTGATGCCAATTCAAACTCAGTCCAGTCTTCTTCAAGTTTCACCCTTAGGCTGGCAAAGCTGGACACTCCCTCAGGCTCAGATCCAGCCTTCTGGAGCTCACTAACATTTTTACACTCATTCATTTCCTGCTGAGCATCACAGCACACAGGATTCATCTCACTGGCACAGCCAGCAGGAGACAGTGATTCCTTAGCTTTAGTGATGAGTTCAGTCTCTACGGGTTTATACCATATCTTATTAATGATGGTCTTTCTGATGCTTCTTTTTGAGATGTAAACTTTATCGCTGAAGATGTCTGGCTTCAAGCCGTTTGAattttctgccattttttatttttggttagGACTGGTCTTGCAGCTCCCAGACAATTATCACATAAATGTCTGACCACACTGTGGGGAAATAAAATTAAGGTAAAATTTAATAACCACATCCTCTCTTCTAGTTTTTATCTCAGCTCCAAGACCTTCTACACGATTATCCACAATTGAGGTTTGCAGTCCCAGAAATAAGCCCTAAACTGTGTCACTTAAACAAGGAAGGCCATGCAGTGACAATGCTTTAATACATCAGTGATTCCAAGCAGCCTAAATTATTACACCTGAATTCATCATATTAAACTATAAGCCACTGTAGAAgttatgttatatattttttttatggatttctaaaaagaatttcattaattaattatcatttttaaaaacatgatagCTTATATCGGAACTTACTTTTTGTCAGTCTTACAGCTTACTGTTCTTTTTTAAGAGATACATAAACTTGGCCTTATAGAGCATTTATTATAGCAAAAAATTATTACAGTTGTGATGTGTTTAATGTTTGAGCTTTACACTCATTTCACTTATTTTGACCTCAAATACACCACATGGACCTACAGAGATCCCATAATAGTCTTTGTCTCATGAGTGATAAtcaaaaatattctttttagTGATTTGAGCTATTAATTCAGTACACTTCAAGCAAGTGAATCTTTTATGCATCAGAATCATTTGAGGCATAATATTTCATAGCAcatatttagtatttaaattaatattgtCAGACTGTGACTGCTTGTAAATAGTCACACTATGTATCTATAATTTGAGGACagattctatattttattactttattattattttgaaagaGGAAAGGTAGAGGAAAGGTAAACATTCataatcatttattattcaCTCATTTAAGATTTGTTCAAAAAGATCTTATAGTCTTATATAGTGTTGGAGATTTCCTGATGAAATCTGATTAGACCAAAATACTGACACTGTGAGATTTTAACTTTGACACAGTCAAATACAATAATGTATGTTCTTGCATTGATTTCATAGTGTTACTCTCTAAGCATTTGCTGAAAGGAGTAAACTTATATTTagatttaatgaaatatttatgatcaactgacaaattatattaaatatttttgtttaattgctatgcctattttatatatttgcatGGTTTCAACTACCAATGAAACAAAGAAAACTGAGCTGATGACAAGCCATctgtgtaaaacatgtcatggGCTCAGTAACAGTGGGATGCCATCCAGAATCTGTTATTAATTCTCATCATTAAATTTTACTACTGCTGCATAGATCAAAGGTGACCTGTGCACTGTGTATATGTTCttgtatatattgtgttatCTTCTTGTATATCTTCTTGTTGAAgtagacactgtgtgtgtgttgtgtgtgtgtgtgtgtgtgtgtgtatgtatatatatatatatatatatatatatatatatatatatacacacacacacacacacacacacacatttgatatGTGTTGAGTTGAGAGCCAatactgaatgaataaatgcatcCTGAAAGCTTAAAAGATAAATGACATTGAAGAGGCACACTGGAAGAAAGCCAGAGGAATTTCATGCTACTAAACAAAATAACACCTGATTAAATCTCTGCTGTCAGTGTGAGCTTAGATATATTATAGCATATTTCCCAAGCAATTACTTGTGACAAGAATAGGACATCTGCATATGTCTGAGTTCCTTACCTTCAGGCTACACGTCTACTGAGGTTGATTTCACTGTGACTGGTGCATTTTTAACCAGCAGGGAGGACTAAGATGCCGGAGGAGGAGTTGAGCACTTCAGAATTGCTCACACACTTGTCAGCAATTCACCAAAGCCACATGGTGCTTGAGAAgattatactgtactgtactgtactatatatatatatatatatatatatatatatatatatatatatatatatatatatatatatatatatatatatacacacacacacacacacacacacacacacacacacacatatatatatatatatatatatatatatatatatatatatatatatatatatatatatatatattcatgacATCTcttgcaatgaacaaatatacaaatatatcatATTTTACTTGCTTCATATATGTCATACATATGGTTCATTTCATAGTCAAAGCCAGCCATCATGGCTTCATTACTTATTTAGACAACTGTTATAGATGATAAGATATTAATTGCCCCAGCTCTACAGTGTCAATGCTTTACATTCCAAATAGAATACAATTAGTGTGTAAATGCTGCACTTAAATGGTCTACCAAGTGAAGAATATTAGAGACAGGAATAACATATGCTGATATGGTACGTTAGTGATCACCCGATAGCTCCCAGGAGGCGCAACATATAGACTGCAAGAATTGACTGATTTTCAGTGGCAGAGGAAATCCGAGAAGGACAGAGATGAAGCTGAGCTATGTTAACATGTGCAAGTGTTGCTCATGGATCAGACCTACGCCGTAATATACAGCAGAGGTGCCTAATTCATCCTGGCAGGCTGGATTCCAGCACAGCTTGGTGATTTCCTTACACAAAAACAGCTGAATTAACTGTACAGCACAGTACATTCTGGACTACTGCCTGCCAGGTCCACAGTTTTCCTGTGTAATTGGAATACTTTTAACTTGCTTCCATgtaatgatatttttatttgtcgGTTAGAGTTTGCGGGTTTTAGAACAATTACATCAAAGTTTTGCAAGCCAAACAGGTAAGATGGAGTGTTTTTGCAATAAGTGAATACATTGTCTACAGTGTCATGTATCTACAAAGGcttgcataaatattacctCCTTGGACTTTTAAGTATTTATGAactatgggtttttttttcccagcagagTACCCCTGGCCTTCTTGGTGCTTCTCTGACAAATACCCCAAACCTATATACCCCCCCCATATGAGCACTGATTTTGATGGATGGGTTCCCCTAGGCAGAATCGTGGGTGTTCcaatttctttctgtttttaaacaatgGATTTAAAGGTGCTCAATGGAATTTGGAGATATTTTTTCTTAACCAGATCCTGGtgtttttccagaactttgCCCTGCACTTGTTTTGAaagctccttggtcttcataatgatgttttttatttttagattttttcaCAGTTCAATTTGTGACACTCCAGTACAACTGAAAATCAGACACATGCAGCAAtgacaaagacaaaagaatgataGGAAGTTTAATTATTTCCAGAAAATATGAAGCAAATCTGATTGGATTCCTCCCTCTGACCTgcgtgcgtggagtttgcatgttctccccatactTTAGGGGTTTTCTACAGGTACTCCAGTtacctcctccagtccaaagacatgtgttgtaggctgattggcatttccaaattgtctgtaatgtgtgaatgagtgtgttagtgtttgtgtgattgtgccctgtgatgggttggcaccctgtccagtttGTGCCCTGAgacccctgggataggctccaggctctccgtgaccctgtgtaaaaTAAGTGGtattgaaaatggatggatgacctACTTACTGCACTTGGAATATTTCTGTATGAATTTAGTCAATAACTTGAACTGCTGTGTTTAGGAGTGAAGTGGACAGGAACTGTTAAATCCCTGAcctataaacatttatgaaaacAGAGGTATGTTGACTGTCAATATTTAAAAGATTGGTATCTATTATAGTCAGATTCTACTACCGTTCTTCTGTTGTCTATACATTCCAATTTGTGACTATTaccatatttaatgtttaaaaaaagtaaaagacacTGAATTTTGTTTGAGGATTTTCAAGTTCTTGATGGCTAGCATTATATTAAATTGTGCGATTTGGTTAAAATCCAGAAGTGATAGAAAGGATGCGGAAATCCCCAATTGCGCCGAGTGCAAACATGCGTGgtgataaatctgtgtttttgtcataatttaaaactaaatattaacattttcttgtagttttattattattattttttttttacagctttgttgttattgtttgcatGTCCAATACCATTCTATTTAAAGACTGAAGTTTATATGATAATTgtctaatattaaatattaattttaaaatccAACAATATCAAGATGGAAACAAACTTAAATCGAGATATGACTGCACTCAGTGAGGTGAATGTGAAACAACTTTAcaaccaacattttttttattactcaaTGAGTAAGATTTTTAACAAAATCTACTACGAAATATGTACAAGTtactcagaaataaaaacaaaatttgaCATATTTACAGTCCATAGTGATAAAAGGTGCTATGCATGTTCTCTGCATATACAATGACATTACTCATTAGCACAGCTGGACTGCATGCATGAGAAACTGCACTATCCTGGGCAAAATACTTCGGTGTAAATGCCCCGGAGCTCGCCTCATCTGCCCTTACCAGTGTAACCTGGTACATACACAGCaagcaaataaaatacacttaacaaataaaatacacttcCTTTTGTTGATTCTACATAATCTGGGAATTCAGTGTATCAGTGTTTCAAATTTAAAAACTGCAAGTTTACCCGTTTAACTCCGTCAAACCGCCGTATTGCctctgggggggaaaaagacaGCTTAATTTACATGACAGTAACCAATCAAAATCCTCTGGAGCTTTGTACTTGGATCTAAAGTCCCTCCCATTTGGAGCTGACCCTCCCATTTGGAGCTGGCTCCAACCTCCGTTTATACCCATCTCGATGAACACGTGTGCAGCAGTATTTTTACAAAATGACCACTAGATGGCGCATCATGTTTATTAATACACATGCAGCAGGCTAACACACGGAAATGTGTGCTACTGAAATACGCGTATCAAAGTTGATTCTCACAGCGGATAGGTTAATGTCATGTAACGGCTGATAAAAGGATGATTTGGAAATGTCACATTAAATCCGAGTACTTTTCATCCATTATAAATTATAAGCATTATATGTAAACACAACCGTTAGGTTTCCCCCCTATTGTTTTAAATACAGTTTCCATTTGACCATTTGGCATCATCGACTTTATTAGTGGGAATATTTAATCTCACAGACCACACTTCTAGTTTTTACTGAATGCATCACTAAACATGGCCAAGAACCGCCTACTTTCACAGGAAGAGGCCATTTgattgacataaaaaaaaatgaccaacCACAGAGcctaagattttttttcaccGCACAGTCACCATATTTGCATATATGTTAAAGAactcaatacttttttttttttaaatttgaattgTTTGTTGACAATTTATATTGTAATGAATTTTTGCACTTagttatgaataataaaaaatgcttataattaaaaaatatgctTATAATATACTTACCGTTTGCCTAACATTGTatatcgttgttgttgttgttattattattattattattattattattattattattattattattattattataagcagtagtagtattattaacAAACAGGACACAAATAATCCAGCATTGGGTAGAATATAACCCCCAAAATAGGCGGTTGTAATACCCCAGCAAAATGTTTAACAATACCATTCATTAATTCAGTCAATCTAGTTCAGTAAAATTATTCACTTCTGTCCAGTATTTATCCAGCGTTTGGGTtgcaaatcattttaaaaaatattttttaatgtaccAGTTTGCGTGCGAGTGCGTTTCGGGCCATTCCACCGAATGGGTGCCATTAGCTTCTTGTAACGCTTCCAAATtaaacttcattaaaaaaaaaccccgaatctaataacacacatatttaactatTCAAAATGTTTATCGGTCTATCACAGGTAACTTAATTTTTACAGTGTTTCTAAACAAAAGATGGTTGTATTTTTCTCGGTCCTGTTACcatgtcatttaaaaatcatgtttaaaAGCTTCTTAACTAATTTCTTTGTTTCCCCCTCAagaaagtgtttattttaaagaaatggtTGGTTACAAGTTCAAATAATTGATATTTGTGACAAAACAAATCACGATATAGGTTATACACgaaagttgtattttttttcccaaaaataaaatttaaaaaagccaactttttccttttaaaggagacctttttttttggtcatgtaGTTAATTTATTAAACAACTGGATAAACGATGGACCAAACatacctgaaaaaaaaaatggcggtTTAACTTTagagattattttttaatagaaaaaaacaagaaacatttaACAAGAATGAACACTGGGTAATGAGATTGAACATTAGGTACGTAACGAGAATTGTGCCCCTATGTGCGTGCGCATGTGGTGTGAaagtgcttttgtttgtgttttgtaagTGCGTGTGCATTGCCGTGAATGCGAGAGATTTCTGTATTGAAGGGATGTGCTATGTGCTTGTAGTCCACAGCAAAGGAGGTGGAAAGAGAAAGGGGGGTCTCCTTCATTCGCCTACAGCATATCATGGGTGGGTCTTTCTGGCTCCTGCATAGTATAGGTTCTCCCCATCTTCTACAAAAAGAAGGACAAGGACAGAAAGTCCTGAGATTTCTGCATTGACTATCAGTGGACTACCTAAGATCAGTTAGAAAATGTACTTACCCGTCTATAAAACACTAAATGGTTCAGTTGGGGAAAACTACTGTTTTATCTAGAATTGCATTAAATTCATGAAAACAAACTTGCCCGACCTTTTCTAAGAAGCCTTCTCTTTATAAATGTAACAGGGCTGAGTTTTTAGCAcagaattagcaaatacatgAAAAATAGCACGAGAACACTGAGCACAGTGATTTACCaaaaaaatcagcatttttaaaatagataACATCTAGGAAATAATTTAGGTAACAGGACTGTACTCTGAGATTAACCTTCAATCAAatttacagaaaagaaaatgagagaactTACTTTTGGTCTTCCCATGGCCTTCAGAAGATCCAGATGATACAACTCCCTggtgaacatgtgacttgtgaaatgttccaaaaaaaaaaaacccaaaacaaacaaacaaacaaacaaaaaaacccggGGACACGACTAAAATGTGTCTTTTAGCTAAAATATTATGGATTTcttatggaaaaaaaagtaaaccatACATGAGATGTGGAGtcataatgcaaaaaaaaaaaaaaaaaaaaaaaaaaaaaaaaaaaaaaaaaaaaccctgaaggattttaatcattatttttaatgttaaagtGTTAGACAGTTGGAACATGTAACAAATGCGATTTTTTCGATTAATGAAAAAAGTTTTGATTAATGttaaaattatacatttttaatttgcaGTCAGATTAATGTGCAGACACTTCGcttaataatacaatttatttttaaattggttTTCATGCATGTTTATACATATTATACCCTGGGGACGGAAATGGCACCCATTGGGTAAAACTGTTCTTTCCTCAGTAGTTGAGAACGTTTTGTTCATTTTCCCAGCCTCAGTTGGATGTTTTGACCGGAATTACCATGTGGTTAAAAGGATGTAAATAACCTGAAGTACCA comes from Ictalurus punctatus breed USDA103 chromosome 11, Coco_2.0, whole genome shotgun sequence and encodes:
- the znf648 gene encoding zinc finger protein 648 codes for the protein MAENSNGLKPDIFSDKVYISKRSIRKTIINKIWYKPVETELITKAKESLSPAGCASEMNPVCCDAQQEMNECKNVSELQKAGSEPEGVSSFASLRVKLEEDWTEFELASPPEMQQEATLDKNVAKPSREHEPNLEKKQTGKPLYVFAAMKKRSMEGDAENRPYKCPYCSWAFKKSSNLLSHVETHSGLKPHVCELCGKAYAHQGTLQQHKRLHTGERPYSCPFCDKTYTWSSDHRKHIRTHTGEKPYTCTECGKEFVRSSDLRKHERNMHTNDKPFLCRACGKTFNKPLALLRHERTHLGERPFICQDCGKTFALPSRLAEHQKVHSGLRPYVCPVCTKAFTKSSNLTEHLSVHTGDRPYTCAECGVAFAMPSRLLRHQRAHATRRLQQVLQPPV